One Pseudorasbora parva isolate DD20220531a chromosome 8, ASM2467924v1, whole genome shotgun sequence DNA window includes the following coding sequences:
- the txndc17 gene encoding thioredoxin domain-containing protein 17 — protein sequence MTKYEEVAVHGYEEFCKAVSERKGKEVFAYFSGNKDGQGKSWCPDCVTAEPVVRGELPHLPEGTVFIYCQVGERSYWKDPNNDFKKTLKLTAVPTLLRYGTPQKLVEDECFKADLVRMMFTED from the exons ATGACAAAATACGAGGAAGTTGCTGTTCACGGCTACGAGGAATTTTGTAAAGCTGTGTCTGAACGAAAAGGAAAAGAGGTATTCGCTTACTTCTCAGGAAATAAAGATGGCCAGGGCAAGAGCTGGTGTCCAGACTGTGTGACAG CAGAGCCAGTGGTCAGAGGAGAGCTGCCTCATCTGCCAGAGGGAACTGTCTTCATTTACTGCCAAGTAGGGGAGAGATCTTA CTGGAAGGACCCAAATAATGACTTCAAGAAGACCCTGAAGCTGACAGCAGTACCCACACTTCTGCGCTATGGGACG CCCCAGAAGCTGGTTGAAGATGAGTGTTTTAAAGCAGACCTCGTTCGAATGATGTTCACAGAGGATTAA
- the p2rx8 gene encoding purinergic receptor P2X, ligand-gated ion channel, 8, with the protein MAGLGSLHLFNVFEYKTTKYVVTKNKKVGLLYRMFQLIVMGYLVGWVFVTKKEYQAKDDTIESSVVVKVKGVASVNTTDSKLWGPEDYVMPKQGEDFLFIITNYIETANQKMDNCSENPLIPDAMCTKDEDCREGEAVRAGNGIKTGICLKTDEDSNGTCEITGWCPTEKSQEPDTATVMRQAENFTLYIRNFIRFSKYDFSKFNVNKTTKSKSYLRSCLYDEISEPYCPIFRLGDIVNKSGCSFQVTAHKGGSFAILIEWSCDLDKGDSKCNPRYSFLSLGCDAGYNNRFVRYNDAAGQKQRTIFKAYGIHLNIIVFGTARKFSIINTFIHIASVLTLMTAGSFLCDFILLCMMKSRDFRDSKFEIKTMNDKESPKKKKTAIPRRKFSL; encoded by the exons ATGGCTGGGTTGGGCAGTCTACATCTATTCAATGTCTTTGAATATAAAACAACCAAATATGTGGTCACAAAAAATAAGAAAGTGGGACTCTTATACAGAATGTTTCAACTCATTGTGATGGGATATCTCGTCGG GTGGGTCTTTGTGACAAAGAAAGAATACCAGGCAAAAGATGACACTATCGAGAGTTCTGTGGTAGTTAAAGTTAAAGGAGTTGCAAGCGTCAACACAACAGATTCAAAACTCTGGGGACCGGAGGACTATGTTATGCCAAAACAG GGTGAGgattttctttttataataaccAATTACATCGAGACGGCAAACCAAAAAATGGACAACTGTTCAGAG AACCCCTTAATACCAGATGCCATGTGCACTAAGGACGAAGATTGCAGAGAGGGAGAGGCTGTTAGGGCTGGAAACG GAATTAAGACTGGAATTTGTTTGAAAACAGACGAGGATTCTAATGGCACTTGTGAAATAACTGGCTGGTGTCCCACTGAAAAGTCCCAGGAGCCGGA CACAGCCACTGTAATGAGACAAGCTGAAAACTTTACCTTGTACATAAGGAACTTCATCCGATTTTCCAAGTATGACTTCTCAAA ATTTAATGTAAACAAAACCACAAAAAGTAAATCATATTTAAGAAGCTGCTTGTATGATGAAATTTCTGAGCCGTACTGTCCTATATTTCGGCTGGGAGATATTGTGAATAAATCAGGATGCAGCTTTCAAGTAACGGCACACAAG GGTGGTTCATTTGCGATTCTGATTGAGTGGTCCTGTGACCTTGATAAAGGGGACTCAAAGTGCAATCCTCGCTACAGCTTTCTGTCTCTGGGCTGTGATGCCGGATATAACAACAG ATTTGTTCGCTATAATGATGCTGCAGGACAGAAGCAAAGAACTATTTTCAAAGCGTATGGAATTCATTTAAACATCATTGTGTTTGGAACG GCAAGAAAGTTTAGTATTATTAATACCTTCATCCATATAGCATCGGTTCTTACTTTAATGACAGCT GGCTCTTTCTTGTGTGACTTCATTCTTCTGTGCATGATGAAGAGCAGAGATTTCAGAGATTCCAAATTTGAGATAAAAACAAT GAATGACAAAGAAAGTCcgaaaaaaaagaagacagcGATTCCAAGGAGAAAGTTCAGTTTATGA